The window CGGGTCCCAGCGCTCCCGAGCCCGATCGGGATGCTGCGAACGGCCACAGCGCGATGAGGTGCCACAGACCTCCCTGCGGCGATTCGCCTCGCCTACCGCCTCGTGCGCCCCGTATCCTCGGTTGGCCGATGCGCGACATGCCCCGCACCCGACGCCCTGCACTCGCGGTGGTCCTGGCGGTGCTGCTCCTCGTCGCGCTCGTGGCCCTGGACCCGGGCCCGCTGGTCCGGTGTTCGATGGCCCCGGGGGCTCCCTTCGACGCGGAGAGCCCGCCGGTGGCGCCCGACTACCAGGATCCCTCGAGCTGGAGCGCGCTCCCGGAGCGCGAGGACGCGGGCGACGCCCGTCCGGACGGGGTTCCGGCCGCCGACCAGCGCGCCGTCCCGGTCGACGTGTTCTACGTCCACCCCACCTCCTACGTCGGCCGCCGCTGGAATGCGCCGGTGGACGACCCTGCCCTGAACGAAGCCACCGATCGCGTCGCGACCGCCATCCAGGCCACCGCCTTCAACGGCTGCTGTGCGGTGTACGCCCCGCGCTACCGGCAGGCGAACGGGACGTCCTTCACGCGCCCGTCGCCGGACGGAGAGCGCGCGATCGACCTGGCCTACGCCGACGTGCGGCGCGCCTTCGAGGCCTTCGAGGCCCGCCGCGGTGCGGAGCGCCCGTTCCTGCTCGCGGCCCACAGCCAGGGTTCCGTCCTGGCCGAGCGCCTGCTCGAAGACGGGATCGCCGGCACGCCGCGCCGAGACCGGCTCGTCGCCGCCTACCTGATCGGGGCAGCGGTCACGGCCGAAGGCCTGCGCGAGCGCGCCCCCGGCATCGCGCCTTGCACCGGGCCCTCCGACCTCCACTGCGTGGTGGCGTGGAACGCACGCGGCGCCGGGTACGTGCCGACCGACTTCGAGATGGTGCGGCCCGACGCGCGCGAGCGGCTGTGCACGAATCCCCTGTCCTGGCGCACCGACGGCGTCCCGGTGCCCAGGGAGCGCAACCTCGGCGCGGTGTTCCTCGAGAGCGACGA of the Deltaproteobacteria bacterium genome contains:
- a CDS encoding DUF3089 domain-containing protein codes for the protein MPRTRRPALAVVLAVLLLVALVALDPGPLVRCSMAPGAPFDAESPPVAPDYQDPSSWSALPEREDAGDARPDGVPAADQRAVPVDVFYVHPTSYVGRRWNAPVDDPALNEATDRVATAIQATAFNGCCAVYAPRYRQANGTSFTRPSPDGERAIDLAYADVRRAFEAFEARRGAERPFLLAAHSQGSVLAERLLEDGIAGTPRRDRLVAAYLIGAAVTAEGLRERAPGIAPCTGPSDLHCVVAWNARGAGYVPTDFEMVRPDARERLCTNPLSWRTDGVPVPRERNLGAVFLESDERAPRPGFADARCVAGTLVLHRVAAAPRDLPSRIVDRVLGRGNYHPIEYQLFFMNLRENASVRTKAFLSTLRDTPR